The following proteins come from a genomic window of Triticum urartu cultivar G1812 unplaced genomic scaffold, Tu2.1 TuUngrouped_contig_4531, whole genome shotgun sequence:
- the LOC125527962 gene encoding mitochondrial uncoupling protein 2-like: MATASSFAAVFISSAIASCFAEVCTIPLDTAKVRLQLQKKTAAGPAATVGMLGTMMSIAREEGVSALWKGIIPGFHRQCLYGGLPVGFFCAV; the protein is encoded by the exons ATGGCGACGGCCTCTTCCTTCGCCGCCGTCTTCATCAGCAGCGCCATCGCCTCCTGCTTCGCTGAG GTGTGCACCATTCCTCTGGACACAGCCAAGGTGCGTCTTCAGCTGCAAAAGAAAACAGCTGCTGGGCCTGCAGCTACAGTAGGAATGCTGGGCACAATGATGTCGATTGCAAGGGAGGAAGGCGTCAGCGCACTTTGGAAGGGCATCATCCCTGGCTTTCACCGCCAGTGCCTCTATGGCGGCCTCCCTGTCGGCTTTTTTTGTGCCGTT